In one Mycobacterium sp. NBC_00419 genomic region, the following are encoded:
- a CDS encoding TVP38/TMEM64 family protein, which produces MTEDTEPPAVRRWPHILRLALFVAVLLTVFYLVAVSRVIDVEQVRDAVAATGPAAPLAYLLVSAVLASIFVPGPLLAAGSGFLFGPLIGTFVTLGSTVTTATITAFLGRRAGRDSARALIGADWAQRIDDQIKRRGLWAVVGQRFIPGISDALASYAFGAFGMPLWQMAIGALIGSAPRAFVYTALGASVSDLNSPLAYAAIAVWCVTAIIGAFAAHRGYRSWRARGR; this is translated from the coding sequence ATGACTGAGGACACTGAACCCCCGGCCGTCAGGCGCTGGCCGCACATTCTGCGACTCGCGCTGTTCGTCGCGGTGCTGCTCACGGTCTTCTATCTCGTCGCCGTCTCCCGTGTCATCGACGTCGAACAGGTCCGGGACGCCGTCGCCGCCACCGGGCCGGCAGCGCCGCTGGCCTACCTACTGGTGTCGGCAGTGCTGGCGTCGATCTTCGTTCCCGGTCCGCTGTTGGCCGCCGGTAGCGGGTTTCTGTTCGGCCCGCTGATCGGCACGTTCGTGACGCTGGGTTCGACGGTGACGACGGCGACCATCACCGCTTTCCTCGGACGGCGCGCCGGCCGGGACAGCGCTCGGGCGCTCATCGGAGCCGACTGGGCGCAGCGCATCGACGACCAGATCAAGCGCCGCGGACTGTGGGCTGTCGTCGGCCAGCGCTTCATCCCCGGCATCTCTGACGCCCTGGCGTCCTACGCGTTCGGCGCTTTCGGGATGCCGCTGTGGCAGATGGCAATTGGCGCTCTGATCGGATCAGCCCCACGGGCCTTCGTGTACACCGCACTGGGCGCCTCGGTCTCGGACCTGAACTCACCGTTGGCCTACGCGGCCATCGCGGTGTGGTGCGTCACCGCGATCATCGGGGCATTCGCCGCACACCGGGGCTACCGCAGTTGGCGTGCCCGGGGCCGATAA
- a CDS encoding CDGP domain-containing protein, translating to MKTKIAITLGLSAIFGTLCSPLANADAQLGCESVPWGFLATQTRSICDGPLQPDGSWIRFRMVWVPAHAVPVRTSCGTYSCTTSGGYWQDEQVFEKVKYPVTPDTVVPGEPGWMPPTYTDAGGFTPINFG from the coding sequence ATGAAGACGAAAATAGCTATTACCCTAGGTCTCTCGGCCATCTTCGGAACACTGTGCTCCCCACTGGCAAACGCAGATGCGCAGCTGGGCTGCGAGAGTGTTCCGTGGGGATTCCTGGCAACCCAAACACGCAGCATCTGCGACGGGCCGCTCCAGCCGGACGGCAGCTGGATCCGATTCCGCATGGTTTGGGTACCTGCACATGCAGTGCCGGTTCGGACAAGTTGCGGTACATACAGCTGCACCACAAGTGGCGGCTATTGGCAGGACGAGCAAGTATTCGAGAAGGTGAAGTACCCGGTTACGCCCGATACCGTCGTGCCGGGCGAACCCGGATGGATGCCGCCGACGTACACCGACGCCGGTGGCTTTACCCCCATCAACTTCGGCTAG
- a CDS encoding DUF2237 family protein, with the protein MPDRNVLGDELQPCGSDPLTGFYRDGCCSTGPEDIGSHTICAVVTAEFLEHQRSIGNDLSTPMPQFRFPGLAPGDRWCVTARNWLRAHQDGCAAPVVLACTHERTLDLVPLETLQRYAVDVPDDLGGL; encoded by the coding sequence GTGCCCGATCGCAATGTGCTTGGTGATGAACTGCAACCCTGCGGCAGCGACCCGCTGACCGGCTTCTACCGCGACGGATGTTGTTCGACCGGGCCCGAGGACATCGGATCGCACACCATCTGCGCGGTGGTCACCGCGGAGTTTCTGGAGCACCAGCGCTCCATCGGCAACGACCTGTCGACGCCGATGCCCCAGTTCCGGTTCCCCGGGCTGGCGCCCGGCGACCGCTGGTGCGTCACCGCCCGCAATTGGCTGCGGGCCCACCAGGACGGCTGCGCGGCGCCTGTCGTCCTGGCCTGCACCCACGAACGCACCCTGGATCTGGTCCCGCTGGAAACGCTGCAGCGCTACGCCGTCGACGTGCCCGACGATCTCGGCGGGCTCTGA
- a CDS encoding PE-PPE domain-containing protein, giving the protein MRSAALSWAVAALALGTAPLLALSPVTSMGVGLTATALFMGGTGHPLSIPEDTTEYITEYVEDADAVYVAPSGLCVGGDPGCSRVAVYGPEQFRFDTGLWDMPYDESVAIGLSNLDACLRKASCTVTKPPFTSTATATLTDTSYVVYGYSQSAAIAALEKYDLIAHPPPGTTVSFVVNANPNRPNGGILERFVGAYIPIIDVSFNGAMTTNSPEPHPITTVDVANQYEPVADFPTNPLNLLADLNVLLGFLYLHPEPAYFAATDIRLQGQYQDTTYYLAPAKTVPLLMPLEQIPLIGPPLAAILDPPLRVLIEAGYDRTINPGQPTPAKWLYVPDLLKTTVDFLEAIPTGWDNGIALISGDPANRPFHTTPPGPYGVGGPPVDTGAIDSYGPPAPYTPSPTPALAATTVAGVTTTAAPRSARRATARTTRAARKPGHAVAARPSSSGVSGRPRAVRPPTG; this is encoded by the coding sequence GTGCGTAGTGCGGCTCTATCGTGGGCAGTTGCCGCTCTGGCACTGGGCACAGCCCCGCTGTTGGCGCTCTCACCCGTGACGTCGATGGGCGTCGGACTCACGGCGACTGCCTTGTTCATGGGTGGCACCGGGCATCCGCTGAGCATCCCCGAAGACACCACCGAGTACATCACCGAGTACGTCGAGGACGCCGACGCCGTCTATGTAGCGCCCTCCGGCTTGTGCGTCGGGGGAGACCCGGGTTGCTCACGGGTGGCGGTCTACGGTCCGGAGCAGTTCCGCTTCGATACGGGACTGTGGGACATGCCGTATGACGAGTCGGTGGCGATCGGACTGTCGAATCTCGATGCGTGCCTTCGCAAGGCGTCATGCACCGTCACCAAGCCCCCGTTCACGTCCACCGCGACCGCAACGCTCACCGACACGTCCTACGTGGTCTACGGGTATTCGCAAAGCGCCGCCATCGCGGCTCTGGAGAAATACGACCTCATCGCGCACCCGCCGCCGGGTACGACCGTGAGTTTCGTCGTCAACGCCAACCCGAACCGCCCCAACGGCGGCATCCTGGAACGTTTCGTCGGTGCCTACATTCCGATCATCGACGTGTCCTTCAACGGTGCGATGACGACAAATTCACCTGAGCCGCATCCCATTACGACGGTCGACGTGGCCAATCAGTATGAGCCGGTCGCCGACTTCCCGACCAACCCGTTGAACCTGCTGGCCGATCTCAATGTGCTGCTCGGATTCCTCTACCTACACCCCGAGCCGGCGTATTTCGCAGCCACTGACATCCGGCTGCAGGGTCAGTACCAGGACACGACGTACTACCTGGCGCCGGCCAAGACCGTTCCGTTGTTGATGCCGCTGGAACAGATTCCGCTCATCGGCCCGCCGCTGGCAGCAATACTGGACCCACCGCTACGCGTTCTCATCGAGGCGGGCTACGACCGCACCATCAACCCGGGCCAGCCCACGCCCGCTAAATGGCTCTACGTCCCGGATCTTCTGAAGACGACGGTGGACTTCCTCGAGGCCATCCCGACCGGATGGGACAACGGAATCGCGCTGATCTCCGGCGACCCGGCGAACCGGCCCTTCCACACCACTCCGCCGGGCCCGTACGGGGTGGGCGGACCCCCGGTGGATACCGGGGCTATCGACTCCTATGGCCCGCCGGCGCCGTACACCCCGTCGCCGACGCCGGCCCTAGCCGCCACCACGGTGGCCGGTGTAACCACCACGGCGGCACCGCGATCGGCCCGCCGCGCCACGGCTCGCACTACGCGCGCCGCCCGCAAACCGGGTCATGCGGTCGCAGCCCGCCCGTCCTCCAGTGGCGTGAGCGGGCGACCGCGTGCGGTACGGCCGCCCACCGGATAA
- a CDS encoding zinc-dependent alcohol dehydrogenase: MRQLVFVEPGVLAWQDATDPVAGPGQAVVRPLAVSRCDLDVAMAGFGLFPGPYAVGHEIAAEVVDVGAGVTGFRPGQRVAVPFQVSCGTCPPCGERHYAACLPSQARAGAAFGFGESGGGHGGGLADLLLVPYADHLLVEAPPSISDVALATIPDNVIDGYRAVVDGLRERPGSDVLIVGGDATSISLYAIQCARALGAGRIRYADSDSQRLAAASDLGADVIDVGGQFPRRLERAPIVVAASLQLDGLNCAIRSTEAYGRITVVTIHFAPETPLPLLEMYTRGITFHTSRADSRRYLPELLDLVGAGRIDPLAVPTTTVGWDDAADRWLEPALKMVVTRS; the protein is encoded by the coding sequence ATGAGGCAACTCGTGTTCGTGGAGCCCGGCGTGCTGGCATGGCAGGACGCCACGGATCCGGTCGCCGGCCCCGGCCAGGCCGTGGTGCGGCCGCTGGCGGTCTCCCGCTGCGACCTCGATGTCGCGATGGCCGGCTTCGGACTCTTTCCGGGGCCGTACGCAGTAGGTCATGAGATCGCCGCCGAAGTCGTCGACGTCGGTGCCGGGGTGACTGGATTCCGTCCCGGGCAGCGGGTCGCCGTGCCGTTTCAGGTGTCGTGCGGCACGTGCCCGCCGTGCGGCGAACGGCACTACGCCGCCTGCCTACCCAGCCAGGCCCGCGCCGGGGCGGCGTTCGGGTTCGGTGAGTCCGGCGGCGGTCACGGCGGTGGCCTGGCCGACCTGCTGCTCGTGCCCTACGCCGACCACCTGCTGGTGGAGGCCCCGCCGTCGATCAGCGACGTCGCCTTGGCCACCATCCCCGACAACGTCATCGACGGCTACCGCGCCGTCGTCGACGGACTACGTGAACGGCCCGGATCCGACGTGCTCATCGTCGGCGGCGACGCCACCTCGATCAGCTTGTACGCGATCCAGTGCGCGCGGGCATTGGGCGCCGGGCGGATCCGCTACGCCGACAGTGACTCCCAGCGACTGGCGGCGGCTTCGGACCTGGGGGCCGACGTGATCGACGTGGGCGGGCAGTTCCCGCGGCGTCTCGAGCGAGCCCCGATCGTCGTCGCCGCGTCGCTACAACTCGACGGACTGAACTGCGCGATCCGCTCCACGGAAGCTTATGGACGTATCACGGTGGTGACGATCCACTTCGCCCCGGAAACTCCGCTGCCGTTGCTCGAAATGTACACGCGCGGAATCACTTTCCACACCTCTCGGGCGGATTCCCGACGCTATCTCCCCGAGTTGCTCGATCTGGTCGGCGCCGGGCGAATCGACCCGCTGGCCGTGCCGACCACCACGGTCGGTTGGGATGACGCGGCGGATCGCTGGCTGGAACCCGCACTGAAGATGGTGGTCACCAGGAGTTGA
- a CDS encoding PE family protein, whose translation MMTDDVCAGRRLGGLFRVAPVVTLGALASAGMMLMIPPGAESLYPAAPVAQVQLRTANVELTSSSGGLLGSVVGFLIGNGTQTHPNAGVLIGSGYNYTAADDVYCTSHVCNGGNAGLLFGNGGSGWSPFAGSGLAAGNGGNAALLLGNAGNGGDGADAAYTFAQPFVRTGAATAGGRGGRAGLFGNGGIGGNGGEDRGGRDQTDHSVGANGGAGGSGGLLWGDGGAGGAGGYAENRVATPTPTNNKATGGSGGEGGSTGLFGTGGAGGAGAKALADSGVATGGDGADGGRGGLLLGNGGAGGNGGGYTPSTNPDDWYKFGVLSGVLYAAGGNGGTGGDATIGSGGLAGGGGSAASNEGTAGGGNGGNGGSARFAGQGQSGGTGGGAVSLLGLTQGGAGGNGGASFLSLIRAASGGAGGDAMTANAGGGAAHGGKGGTGGKGGLFAVGGTGGAGGSLSNLPIWHNAANGEAGNGGTGGRGGLFANGGRGGGGGNAKSPGSGVTPGTGGFGGPGGFGGQPGQTGANGTT comes from the coding sequence ATGATGACTGATGACGTGTGCGCCGGCCGTCGGCTAGGCGGTCTCTTTCGGGTCGCACCGGTGGTGACCTTGGGGGCGTTAGCCAGCGCCGGGATGATGTTGATGATCCCGCCGGGGGCGGAGTCGCTCTACCCCGCCGCACCCGTCGCGCAGGTGCAGCTACGGACCGCCAATGTCGAGCTGACCAGTTCCTCGGGTGGTCTCCTGGGGTCCGTCGTCGGCTTTCTGATCGGTAACGGGACACAGACGCATCCGAACGCGGGTGTGCTGATCGGCAGCGGCTACAACTACACCGCGGCGGATGACGTCTACTGCACGTCGCATGTCTGCAATGGCGGCAACGCCGGCCTGCTCTTCGGCAACGGTGGCAGCGGTTGGAGCCCCTTCGCGGGCTCGGGTCTGGCCGCCGGCAACGGCGGAAACGCCGCCTTGCTCCTCGGCAACGCCGGCAATGGCGGCGACGGTGCCGACGCCGCGTACACATTTGCCCAGCCCTTCGTGCGGACTGGGGCCGCCACGGCTGGTGGACGGGGTGGCCGCGCCGGGTTGTTCGGCAACGGTGGCATCGGCGGCAACGGCGGTGAAGATCGTGGTGGCAGGGACCAGACCGATCACTCGGTGGGCGCCAACGGTGGCGCGGGCGGAAGCGGTGGCCTGCTCTGGGGTGACGGCGGCGCAGGCGGCGCAGGTGGTTATGCCGAGAACCGCGTCGCGACTCCCACCCCCACCAACAACAAGGCCACTGGCGGTTCCGGTGGCGAAGGCGGAAGCACCGGCCTGTTCGGCACCGGCGGCGCCGGTGGAGCCGGTGCCAAAGCCCTAGCGGACTCTGGCGTCGCCACTGGCGGCGATGGCGCTGACGGTGGACGCGGCGGCCTCCTGTTGGGCAACGGCGGCGCCGGTGGCAACGGCGGCGGCTATACCCCCAGCACAAATCCGGACGACTGGTACAAGTTCGGGGTTCTCTCCGGCGTCCTGTACGCAGCCGGTGGGAACGGCGGCACCGGCGGCGACGCGACCATCGGCTCCGGCGGTCTGGCCGGCGGCGGCGGCTCGGCGGCGTCAAACGAAGGCACCGCCGGCGGCGGCAACGGCGGCAACGGCGGTAGTGCCCGGTTCGCCGGCCAGGGCCAGTCCGGCGGTACCGGCGGAGGCGCTGTCAGCTTGCTCGGTCTCACTCAGGGCGGGGCAGGCGGCAACGGCGGTGCCAGCTTCCTCAGTCTCATCCGCGCGGCTTCCGGCGGCGCAGGCGGTGACGCCATGACTGCTAACGCTGGTGGCGGGGCCGCCCATGGCGGTAAGGGCGGCACCGGCGGTAAAGGCGGGCTGTTCGCCGTCGGCGGCACCGGCGGGGCCGGCGGTTCGCTCTCGAACCTTCCCATCTGGCATAACGCGGCGAATGGTGAGGCTGGCAACGGCGGCACCGGCGGCAGAGGCGGCCTCTTCGCCAACGGTGGCCGCGGCGGCGGCGGCGGCAACGCCAAGTCGCCGGGCTCCGGGGTGACACCCGGCACGGGCGGCTTCGGCGGACCCGGCGGCTTCGGCGGCCAGCCGGGTCAAACCGGCGCCAACGGCACCACGTAG
- a CDS encoding TetR/AcrR family transcriptional regulator, which yields MTESVRAAAKEKTRDTLLDTGLALAETTGLEALSVNAVTAAAGVAKGTFFHHFGDRTSYLVALHRRFHDGILDEVQQAVAGMASGGERLSVMSNTYLDACIRSRGVRALILEARGLLPIQAEITRRNDAIVALLAVDFVALGWPSPSVAARLWVAANAECALLELDLGRPDLDAREALRAFAQRPGQGSMNTST from the coding sequence ATGACTGAAAGCGTTCGCGCCGCCGCGAAGGAGAAGACGCGAGATACGTTGTTGGATACCGGACTCGCACTGGCTGAGACCACGGGTCTGGAGGCTCTGAGCGTCAATGCCGTCACAGCGGCGGCGGGAGTGGCCAAAGGAACCTTCTTCCACCACTTTGGCGACCGTACGTCCTACCTTGTGGCACTGCATCGCCGGTTCCACGACGGCATTCTTGACGAGGTTCAGCAGGCGGTAGCGGGCATGGCATCGGGTGGTGAACGACTCTCGGTGATGTCGAACACCTACCTCGATGCGTGCATTCGGAGTCGGGGAGTGCGCGCACTCATCCTGGAAGCCCGCGGCCTGCTTCCGATTCAGGCCGAGATAACCCGACGTAACGACGCGATCGTGGCTCTGCTGGCCGTTGACTTCGTGGCCCTGGGGTGGCCGTCTCCCAGTGTTGCGGCGCGGTTGTGGGTTGCCGCCAACGCCGAATGTGCCTTACTCGAACTCGATCTGGGTAGACCCGACCTTGACGCACGCGAGGCGCTGCGCGCCTTCGCACAGCGACCAGGGCAAGGCTCGATGAACACGTCGACCTAA
- a CDS encoding DUF962 domain-containing protein has product MTAPAVGAPFAEKMAYYRTQHTSRGVKLTHLVGLPVIVWGIPLLAARPRIGAAMFLGGWALQIAGHVVFEKNLPSTHKGWITYQLTGVIDVCETYGDILARRGARKALRRVSVPPATFSARVRVMLSRADRSVNYMPCMNGSASHDD; this is encoded by the coding sequence ATGACTGCACCTGCTGTAGGCGCCCCGTTCGCCGAGAAGATGGCGTACTACCGCACCCAGCACACCAGCCGCGGGGTCAAGCTGACTCACCTGGTTGGCTTACCGGTGATCGTCTGGGGGATACCGCTACTGGCGGCTAGGCCCCGTATCGGGGCGGCGATGTTTCTCGGCGGCTGGGCACTGCAGATCGCGGGTCATGTTGTCTTCGAGAAGAATCTGCCGTCGACGCACAAGGGTTGGATCACCTATCAGCTCACCGGCGTGATCGACGTGTGCGAGACGTACGGCGACATACTTGCGCGCCGGGGCGCGCGCAAGGCGCTGCGCCGGGTGTCGGTCCCGCCGGCGACGTTCTCAGCACGTGTGAGAGTTATGCTCAGCAGGGCTGACCGGTCGGTCAACTACATGCCATGTATGAACGGATCTGCCTCTCACGATGACTGA
- a CDS encoding alpha/beta fold hydrolase, with protein sequence MPFVETRAGTLCYQDHGDGPLIVLLHATLHDHHDFDALVERLEPDYRLVTLDWPGCGLSAPATEPAKLSATLFADALEDLVDHLAVPSLCIVGNSVGGFAAARLALTRPQQVAGLVLVDTGGFIPMTTPTRLFCKAMGTPWITRLALPTFARLYMKPTSSLDHEILERVVSRARTSAGVQQAAALWRSFARDDSDLRSRAAQLVTPTLIVWGLRDRAIPVSAGRATHAVIPNSRFEVLDTGHVPFASAPEEFLALAEPFLRSVT encoded by the coding sequence ATGCCTTTTGTCGAGACGCGCGCCGGAACGCTGTGCTATCAAGACCACGGCGACGGACCGCTGATCGTGCTCTTGCACGCAACTCTTCACGACCACCACGACTTCGATGCGCTCGTTGAACGTCTCGAGCCCGACTACAGGCTGGTGACACTCGATTGGCCGGGCTGCGGGCTCTCGGCGCCAGCGACCGAGCCTGCGAAGCTCAGCGCGACGTTGTTCGCCGATGCCCTCGAGGATCTCGTCGACCACCTCGCGGTGCCCTCGCTCTGCATCGTGGGTAACTCGGTAGGCGGCTTCGCCGCGGCGCGGTTGGCCCTCACCCGGCCGCAGCAGGTGGCGGGTCTGGTGTTGGTCGATACGGGCGGGTTCATTCCCATGACCACTCCGACCCGGCTGTTCTGCAAGGCCATGGGAACACCCTGGATCACCCGACTCGCGTTGCCCACCTTCGCCCGGCTCTACATGAAGCCGACGAGTTCCCTGGACCACGAGATCCTGGAACGGGTCGTCAGCCGCGCCCGAACCAGTGCCGGCGTGCAGCAGGCGGCCGCACTCTGGCGCAGCTTCGCACGCGATGACAGCGATTTACGAAGCCGCGCAGCCCAACTCGTCACGCCCACCCTGATCGTGTGGGGACTGCGCGACAGAGCCATTCCGGTGTCTGCCGGACGCGCCACCCACGCGGTCATACCGAATTCTCGGTTCGAGGTGCTCGACACCGGTCACGTGCCATTCGCCTCGGCCCCCGAAGAGTTCCTGGCGCTCGCCGAGCCATTTCTGCGCTCGGTGACCTGA
- a CDS encoding esterase family protein has protein sequence MLVLIAIGLGDVPRAQAFSRPGLPVEYLDVPSPSMGRDIRIQFQYGGPHALYLLDGQRAQDDFNGWDINTTAFEWYDNSGISVVMPVGGQSSFYTDWYRPATGKDGIHTYRWETFLTEELPAWLSTNKNVSATGNAAVGLSMAGSASLNLAIWHPGEFIYAAALSGALNPSEGWWPTLIGIAMGDAGGFSPQDMWGPASDAAWQRNDPTVNIARLVANNTRVWIYAGNGIPSDLDTGATAGNLAAARFLEGFLGRTSKTFREKYLAAGGTNGVFNFPSDGTHSWNYWGQQLQMMKPDLQRVLGTTETPRG, from the coding sequence ATGCTCGTGTTGATAGCGATCGGCCTGGGTGATGTTCCACGCGCACAGGCTTTTTCGAGGCCAGGTCTGCCGGTGGAATACCTGGACGTGCCGTCACCCTCGATGGGGCGTGACATTCGCATCCAGTTCCAGTACGGCGGCCCGCACGCCCTCTACCTGTTGGACGGGCAGCGCGCCCAGGACGATTTCAACGGCTGGGACATCAACACCACTGCGTTCGAGTGGTACGACAACTCCGGTATCTCTGTCGTCATGCCGGTCGGTGGACAGTCGAGTTTCTACACCGATTGGTATCGACCGGCGACGGGCAAGGACGGCATCCATACCTACCGGTGGGAGACCTTTCTCACCGAAGAACTACCGGCCTGGCTGTCGACCAACAAGAACGTGTCTGCGACGGGAAATGCCGCGGTCGGTCTGTCGATGGCCGGCTCGGCATCGCTGAATCTCGCTATCTGGCACCCGGGTGAATTCATCTATGCCGCCGCGCTGTCGGGAGCGCTGAACCCATCAGAAGGGTGGTGGCCCACATTGATCGGAATCGCGATGGGAGACGCCGGAGGTTTCAGCCCCCAAGACATGTGGGGCCCAGCCAGTGATGCGGCGTGGCAACGCAACGACCCCACGGTCAACATCGCCAGATTGGTCGCCAACAACACCCGGGTGTGGATCTACGCCGGCAACGGGATCCCGTCGGACCTGGACACCGGGGCCACAGCCGGCAATCTGGCGGCTGCCCGATTCCTCGAGGGGTTCCTCGGTCGCACCAGCAAGACCTTCCGGGAGAAGTACCTCGCGGCGGGCGGCACGAATGGAGTGTTCAACTTCCCGAGCGACGGCACCCACAGCTGGAACTACTGGGGACAGCAACTCCAGATGATGAAACCCGACCTGCAACGAGTCTTGGGGACGACGGAGACGCCGCGTGGATGA
- a CDS encoding helix-turn-helix domain-containing protein produces the protein MRELSVAEQRYQAVLALISDGLSISQVASKVGVSRQTLHAWLARYEAEGLKHNTECQGSTDTKTSTINRL, from the coding sequence ATGAGGGAGTTGAGCGTGGCTGAGCAGCGGTATCAGGCCGTGTTGGCCTTAATCAGTGATGGGTTGTCGATTTCGCAGGTCGCCTCGAAGGTAGGGGTGTCGCGGCAGACGCTGCACGCGTGGTTGGCCCGCTATGAGGCTGAGGGCCTAAAACACAACACCGAGTGTCAAGGATCAACCGACACTAAAACGTCAACGATCAACCGACTCTGA
- a CDS encoding TIR domain-containing protein, with the protein MVEGPVGFWSYVHADNDAVDGAILELRQLIMNAYSILTGEDLTLFVDTDITWGEQWEKRISASIAGTTFFIPIITPRFFKSKACRQEVIDFTTKATEASGLKELFLPILYADVPFLSKEADDPVVRLVANTQYVPWHQLRLLDSRSSDHRTAVHKLAVEIERISRDVADKPDTVPAALGGARFPDGGDDADSDEGGLGTLDRIAAAEEVMPLFNATIGEMAACLNEIGEIATASQPEIEEAARSQKMSTPMAVIKKVAANLDRPAQQFLDLSTKYSEQAIDLNAGIDVLIHLKSYSDMDPDEQSGYRFLANSIRAMRDAGLDAVQSATATSDSMQELASFSRDMRRPATKMKRAVERMEDVHGLYDEWVKGFEESGVWANPLGNEKPNSPAPESD; encoded by the coding sequence ATGGTGGAAGGTCCTGTCGGCTTCTGGAGCTACGTTCACGCTGATAATGATGCGGTCGACGGGGCCATCTTGGAGCTGCGGCAGCTCATCATGAATGCGTATTCGATTCTGACCGGCGAAGATCTCACATTGTTTGTCGACACCGACATAACTTGGGGCGAGCAGTGGGAGAAGCGCATATCTGCGAGCATCGCCGGGACCACGTTCTTCATCCCGATCATCACCCCGCGGTTCTTCAAGAGCAAGGCATGCCGACAGGAGGTAATCGACTTCACCACGAAGGCAACAGAAGCCAGCGGATTGAAAGAACTCTTCCTGCCGATTCTCTATGCAGATGTGCCGTTCCTGTCAAAGGAAGCCGACGATCCTGTGGTGCGGTTGGTAGCGAACACGCAATACGTTCCATGGCACCAACTGCGATTACTTGACTCACGCTCGAGTGACCATCGGACCGCAGTGCACAAACTTGCAGTGGAAATCGAGCGGATTTCGCGAGACGTAGCCGATAAGCCCGACACAGTCCCCGCTGCTTTAGGCGGAGCTCGCTTTCCAGATGGCGGCGACGACGCCGACAGCGATGAGGGCGGCCTAGGCACGTTGGATCGAATCGCAGCCGCCGAGGAGGTCATGCCCCTCTTTAATGCCACGATAGGAGAGATGGCCGCCTGTCTCAACGAGATTGGGGAGATCGCCACAGCGAGCCAGCCTGAGATCGAAGAGGCAGCTCGGTCGCAGAAGATGTCGACCCCGATGGCTGTCATAAAGAAGGTCGCCGCGAATCTTGACCGTCCAGCCCAGCAGTTCTTGGACCTCTCGACGAAGTACTCTGAGCAGGCGATTGATCTGAATGCGGGGATCGACGTTCTTATACATCTCAAGTCATATTCAGACATGGATCCAGACGAGCAATCGGGCTACAGATTCCTCGCGAACTCGATCAGGGCCATGCGGGATGCGGGCCTGGACGCAGTACAGAGTGCTACCGCTACAAGCGATTCCATGCAAGAGCTTGCCTCCTTCAGCCGCGACATGAGAAGACCTGCGACCAAAATGAAGCGGGCGGTTGAGCGCATGGAAGACGTTCATGGCCTTTACGACGAATGGGTCAAAGGGTTCGAGGAGTCTGGCGTTTGGGCAAACCCACTCGGCAACGAGAAGCCCAATTCTCCTGCACCCGAATCGGATTGA